A genomic window from Triticum urartu cultivar G1812 chromosome 7, Tu2.1, whole genome shotgun sequence includes:
- the LOC125524583 gene encoding uncharacterized protein LOC125524583, producing the protein MALRTLAARAVRLHTPALGLSPPPSGRPNLHSAAATRRLPPPAGGRLISSSNLGGSPPEDAARKIVLENAATLERLEKSYEMFKARVRLLEKGSNFLKWSLACIIPVPLVYSIVEYH; encoded by the exons ATGGCGCTGCGAACCCTGGCGGCGAGGGCGGTCCGCCTCCATACGCCGGCCCTCGGCCTCTCCCCTCCGCCCTCCGGCCGCCCCAACCtccactccgccgccgccacccgccgcctcCCCCCTCCGGCCGGCGGCCGCCTCATCTCGAGCAGCAATCTG GGAGGTTCTCCACCTGAAGATGCTGCTCGGAAGATTGTGCTTGAGAACGCTGCCACGCTTGAGCGCCTGGAGAAGAGTTATGAAATGTTCAA GGCACGCGTTCGATTACTAGAGAAGGGAAGCAATTTTCTGAAGTGGTCGTTGGCTTGCATTATCCCTGTGCCTTTGGTTTACAGCATTGTGGAGTATCATTAG